A portion of the Pyxidicoccus xibeiensis genome contains these proteins:
- a CDS encoding cytochrome c oxidase subunit I, with protein sequence MTPSSSIASPGAAPAHDEHHDHHPSYLVDGTTIKSWLLTVDHKRIGLMFLFWVLLFFLVGGIFALLIRVELLTPGPTIMDAMTYNRTFTLHGLVMIFLFMIPAIPAVFGNFMLPLMLGAKDVAFPRLNLLSLYIYLGGAMLALWGMLNGGLDTGWTFYTPYSTHTTTTVAPVLFGAFIIGFSSIVTGINFIVTTHTMRAPGITWFKMPLFVWAIYATSCIQVLATPVIGLLLVLVTVENLFSFGMFDPARGGDPVLFQHLFWFYSHPAVYIMVLPAFGVMSEVVAAFSRKNIFGYRAVAYSSLGIAFVGFFAWGHHMFVSGQSTFVGGLFGVLTMLVGVFTAIKVFNWVGTVYKGAVDFKTPFAYFCGFLFFTVFGGMTGIALGTVSLDVPWHDTYFVVAHFHFIMVGATIMAFLAALHYWFPKMFGRMYHEGWALVSAALIILGFNATFIPQFLVGNNGMPRRYYEYPERFQALNVASTAGASLLAFGFVIIACYLTYALVYGRAAGKNPWRSKGYEWLTESPPPTHNFVGPQPTYPEEPHFYVDPKKAEVPDAV encoded by the coding sequence ATGACGCCATCCAGTAGCATCGCCTCCCCGGGCGCGGCTCCCGCGCACGACGAGCACCACGACCACCACCCGAGCTACCTGGTCGACGGCACCACCATCAAGTCGTGGCTGCTGACGGTGGACCACAAGCGCATCGGGCTGATGTTCCTGTTCTGGGTGCTGCTGTTCTTCCTCGTGGGCGGCATCTTCGCGCTGCTCATCCGGGTGGAGCTGCTCACCCCGGGCCCGACCATCATGGACGCGATGACGTACAACCGTACGTTCACGCTCCATGGCCTGGTGATGATCTTCCTGTTCATGATTCCGGCGATTCCCGCCGTCTTCGGCAACTTCATGCTGCCGCTGATGCTGGGCGCCAAGGACGTGGCCTTCCCCCGGCTGAACCTCCTGTCGCTCTACATCTACCTGGGCGGCGCCATGCTGGCGCTGTGGGGCATGCTCAACGGCGGCCTGGACACCGGCTGGACGTTCTACACGCCGTACAGCACGCACACGACGACCACCGTGGCGCCGGTGCTCTTCGGCGCGTTCATCATCGGGTTCAGCTCCATCGTCACGGGCATCAACTTCATCGTCACCACGCACACCATGCGGGCGCCGGGCATCACCTGGTTCAAGATGCCGCTGTTCGTGTGGGCCATCTACGCCACCAGCTGCATCCAGGTGCTGGCCACGCCCGTCATCGGCCTGCTGCTGGTGCTGGTGACGGTGGAGAACCTGTTCAGCTTCGGCATGTTCGACCCGGCCCGCGGCGGTGACCCGGTCCTCTTCCAGCACCTGTTCTGGTTCTACAGCCACCCGGCCGTGTACATCATGGTGCTGCCGGCCTTCGGGGTGATGAGCGAAGTCGTGGCCGCCTTCAGCCGGAAGAACATCTTCGGCTACCGCGCGGTGGCGTACTCCAGCCTCGGCATCGCCTTCGTGGGCTTCTTCGCCTGGGGCCACCACATGTTCGTGTCCGGCCAGTCCACCTTCGTGGGTGGCCTGTTCGGCGTGCTGACCATGCTGGTGGGCGTGTTCACCGCCATCAAGGTCTTCAACTGGGTGGGCACCGTCTACAAGGGCGCCGTGGACTTCAAGACGCCCTTTGCCTACTTCTGCGGCTTCCTGTTCTTCACCGTGTTCGGTGGCATGACGGGCATCGCCCTGGGCACGGTGTCGCTGGACGTCCCGTGGCACGACACCTACTTCGTGGTGGCGCACTTCCACTTCATCATGGTGGGAGCGACCATCATGGCCTTCCTGGCCGCGCTCCACTACTGGTTCCCGAAGATGTTCGGCCGCATGTACCACGAGGGCTGGGCGCTGGTGTCCGCGGCGCTCATCATCCTGGGCTTCAACGCGACGTTCATCCCCCAGTTCCTGGTGGGCAACAACGGCATGCCGCGCCGCTACTACGAGTACCCGGAGCGCTTCCAGGCGCTCAACGTGGCCTCCACCGCGGGCGCGTCGCTGCTGGCGTTCGGCTTCGTCATCATCGCGTGCTACCTGACGTACGCGCTGGTGTACGGCCGGGCCGCCGGGAAGAACCCGTGGCGCAGCAAGGGCTACGAGTGGCTGACCGAGTCCCCGCCGCCGACCCACAACTTCGTGGGTCCGCAGCCGACCTACCCCGAGGAGCCCCACTTCTACGTGGATCCGAAGAAGGCCGAGGTGCCCGATGCAGTCTAG
- a CDS encoding cytochrome c oxidase subunit 3 family protein, translated as MQSSVSAAGGPVAPVPRLAMHFASLEVQNHAARLGMWLFLATEILLFAGLFICYGCYRFLFPEAWAASSDTLDLTMGTVNTVVLITSSLTAALAVHYAKEGQNKMVAIQIALTLAMAVGFLVIKYFEYHHKFEVGTLPGRYYFYDKLQMPGAPLFFTVYFCATALHGLHVIIGMIVLTFAMVRALRKADFGPNNYTMVELGSMYWHLVDLVWIFLFPMLYLV; from the coding sequence ATGCAGTCTAGTGTCTCCGCCGCCGGGGGGCCGGTCGCCCCCGTTCCGCGGCTCGCCATGCACTTCGCCTCGCTCGAGGTGCAGAACCACGCCGCGCGCCTGGGCATGTGGCTGTTCCTGGCGACTGAAATCCTGCTCTTCGCGGGCCTGTTCATCTGCTACGGCTGCTACCGCTTCCTCTTCCCGGAGGCGTGGGCGGCGAGCAGCGACACGCTGGACCTGACGATGGGCACGGTGAACACCGTGGTGCTCATCACCTCCTCGCTCACCGCGGCGCTCGCGGTGCACTACGCGAAGGAGGGGCAGAACAAGATGGTGGCCATCCAGATTGCCCTCACGCTGGCAATGGCCGTGGGCTTCCTCGTCATCAAGTACTTCGAGTACCACCACAAGTTCGAGGTCGGCACGCTGCCGGGCCGGTACTACTTCTACGACAAGCTCCAGATGCCGGGCGCACCGCTGTTCTTCACGGTGTACTTCTGCGCCACGGCGCTGCACGGTCTGCACGTCATCATCGGCATGATTGTCCTGACGTTCGCCATGGTGCGCGCCCTGCGCAAGGCGGACTTCGGCCCCAACAACTACACCATGGTCGAGCTGGGCAGCATGTACTGGCACCTCGTCGACCTGGTGTGGATCTTCCTCTTCCCGATGCTGTACCTCGTCTGA
- a CDS encoding cytochrome C oxidase subunit IV family protein, whose protein sequence is MSGGHHSAAKYWIIWAVLLVLTALTVWTGPMHLPSFGLALALLIATTKGTLVTLYFMHLAEHRGANRLVFGVSIIFVLLMLAIPLLDFGTRFRPSNPPGSQYSDMQAIDIGANAQQGRFGGGLKKSDTTEQSEGH, encoded by the coding sequence ATGAGTGGGGGGCACCACAGTGCCGCCAAGTACTGGATCATCTGGGCCGTGCTGCTGGTGCTGACGGCGCTCACCGTCTGGACGGGCCCCATGCACCTGCCGAGCTTCGGTCTGGCGCTGGCGCTCCTCATCGCCACGACGAAGGGCACGCTGGTGACGCTGTACTTCATGCACCTGGCCGAGCACCGCGGCGCCAACCGCCTGGTCTTCGGCGTGTCCATCATCTTCGTGCTGCTGATGCTGGCGATTCCGCTGCTGGACTTCGGCACGCGCTTCCGTCCGTCCAACCCGCCGGGCTCGCAGTACAGCGACATGCAGGCCATCGACATCGGCGCCAACGCGCAGCAGGGCCGCTTCGGTGGCGGGCTGAAGAAGTCCGACACCACGGAGCAGTCCGAAGGACACTGA